A single window of Flagellimonas maritima DNA harbors:
- a CDS encoding NAD(P)/FAD-dependent oxidoreductase — MENIVIIGNGIAGVSAARHIRKLSDKRIIIISAETDYFFSRTALMYVYMGHMKFEHIQPYENWFWEKNRIELVRGYVTHVQPQEKQLLIDGSRAIQYDKLIIATGSKPNKFGWPGQDLHGVQGLYSKQDLDLLEVNAPNKETCKRAVIVGGGLIGIELAEMLRSRDIPVTFLVRENSFWNGVLPKGESQLINEHIKEHHIDLRLATNLKEIVADENGKVKSVIIAETGEEIPCDMVGLTAGVTPNIDFLKDSGIELGRGVKVNRFLETNIVDVYAIGDCAEQHEAIGNRRPIEAVWYTGRMMGETVAQTICGNRIEYKPGHWFNSAKFLDIEYQTYGWVFSERNKKEHEEHFHWRHAAEKLCVTMAFDKDSHQFLGINTFGIRMRHEVFDRWLTEKRKIDYVIEHLQDANFDPEFYKNYEHEIVSKFNADFGKSIKPKRKSIKRIFNLKPQHH; from the coding sequence ATGGAGAATATTGTTATTATAGGAAATGGGATTGCAGGCGTTTCGGCCGCAAGACATATTCGAAAACTTTCCGATAAAAGAATCATTATAATTTCTGCTGAAACGGATTATTTCTTCTCAAGAACCGCGCTCATGTACGTATATATGGGGCATATGAAGTTTGAACACATCCAACCTTATGAAAATTGGTTTTGGGAAAAGAATAGGATAGAGCTGGTCAGAGGTTACGTGACCCATGTGCAACCCCAAGAGAAACAGTTGTTGATTGATGGCTCAAGAGCCATACAATATGATAAATTGATAATCGCCACCGGATCCAAACCCAATAAGTTTGGTTGGCCAGGCCAAGATTTACATGGTGTACAAGGATTATACTCCAAACAAGACCTGGACTTATTGGAGGTGAATGCACCAAATAAAGAAACCTGTAAAAGAGCCGTAATCGTTGGTGGCGGCCTTATTGGAATTGAATTGGCGGAAATGCTACGAAGCCGAGATATTCCAGTGACTTTTTTGGTACGGGAAAACAGCTTTTGGAACGGTGTTCTTCCCAAAGGGGAATCGCAACTCATCAATGAACATATCAAAGAGCATCATATTGATTTACGACTTGCTACAAACTTAAAAGAAATTGTAGCGGACGAGAACGGAAAAGTCAAATCGGTGATTATTGCAGAAACGGGAGAAGAAATTCCATGCGATATGGTCGGCCTTACGGCTGGAGTGACTCCTAATATTGACTTTCTAAAAGATTCAGGAATTGAATTAGGTCGTGGTGTAAAAGTGAATCGATTTTTAGAGACCAATATAGTGGATGTTTACGCTATAGGGGATTGTGCAGAACAACATGAAGCTATTGGTAATAGAAGACCTATAGAAGCAGTTTGGTACACAGGTAGAATGATGGGGGAAACCGTTGCACAGACCATTTGTGGAAACAGGATTGAATACAAACCGGGACATTGGTTCAATTCTGCCAAATTTTTGGATATCGAATACCAAACCTACGGGTGGGTTTTTTCCGAAAGGAACAAAAAAGAACATGAAGAACACTTTCACTGGAGACATGCTGCCGAGAAATTATGCGTAACAATGGCTTTTGATAAGGACAGTCATCAATTCTTGGGCATAAATACCTTCGGTATACGCATGCGTCACGAGGTTTTTGATAGATGGTTGACCGAGAAAAGAAAGATTGATTATGTCATTGAGCATTTACAAGATGCCAATTTTGACCCGGAATTCTATAAGAACTACGAGCACGAAATCGTATCAAAATTCAATGCTGATTTTGGAAAATCCATCAAACCAAAAAGGAAAAGTATTAAACGTATTTTCAATTTAAAACCTCAACATCACTAA
- a CDS encoding GNAT family N-acetyltransferase, with protein MKIVIANESHYKYAQIISDTITESAKVRGTGIAQRTPEYIIKRLQNGNAVIALDGEKFAGFCYIEVWGNKNFVANSGLIVHPDFRKQGLAKKIKKAVFELSKKKFPDAKIFGITTGLPVMKMNYELGYKPVTFSELTDDPEFWKGCQTCKNFDILTRTERKMCLCTGMLYDPEASKYKSRKLNGKAFQRLKEMKQNLFLKKKNK; from the coding sequence ATGAAAATTGTAATCGCTAACGAATCCCATTATAAATACGCACAAATCATAAGTGACACCATTACCGAATCTGCAAAGGTTCGAGGTACCGGTATTGCACAACGTACACCAGAGTATATTATCAAAAGGTTACAGAACGGCAATGCGGTAATCGCTTTGGATGGTGAAAAATTCGCTGGATTTTGCTATATCGAAGTTTGGGGCAACAAGAATTTTGTAGCAAATTCCGGGTTGATCGTTCACCCTGACTTTAGAAAGCAAGGACTTGCAAAGAAAATTAAAAAAGCGGTATTCGAGCTATCCAAGAAAAAGTTTCCAGATGCCAAAATCTTTGGAATAACCACTGGATTACCCGTAATGAAAATGAATTATGAATTGGGCTATAAGCCCGTAACTTTTTCAGAATTGACGGATGACCCCGAGTTCTGGAAAGGGTGCCAGACTTGTAAAAATTTTGATATCCTTACAAGAACGGAACGTAAAATGTGCCTTTGTACAGGAATGTTGTATGACCCCGAGGCCAGTAAATACAAATCAAGAAAACTGAACGGAAAAGCTTTTCAACGGTTAAAAGAAATGAAGCAGAACCTTTTCCTTAAAAAGAAAAATAAATAG
- a CDS encoding helix-turn-helix transcriptional regulator gives MEEIPRLARLTAILTQLQSSRIVTAKTLADKHNVSIRTIYRDIRTLEKSGVPIVTEEGKGYSMMEGYQLPPVMFTEDEANALITAEQLILKNKDASFVQNYSDAILKIKALLKGSQKEKTSLLTERIYFSNNYTNQKTSNYLMRIQTAITHFQVLHIEYISIHQKSSDRDIEPFALYSTQENWLLIAYCRLRKAFRVFRIDHIQKITNTYEQFESHDMTLEEYYKSYEIYNEDYSDLDNN, from the coding sequence ATGGAAGAGATACCACGTCTAGCTAGATTGACCGCCATATTAACGCAACTACAATCCTCGAGAATTGTAACGGCCAAAACACTTGCGGACAAGCATAACGTTAGCATTAGAACAATCTATAGGGACATACGTACCCTAGAGAAATCTGGAGTACCGATTGTTACCGAAGAAGGCAAAGGTTATAGTATGATGGAAGGATATCAACTGCCACCCGTAATGTTTACGGAAGATGAAGCAAATGCTCTCATTACAGCGGAACAGTTGATCCTTAAGAACAAAGACGCTTCTTTTGTCCAGAACTATTCCGATGCCATTCTTAAAATAAAGGCGTTGCTAAAAGGCTCCCAAAAAGAGAAAACCAGCTTGCTTACGGAGCGTATCTATTTTAGCAACAACTACACCAACCAAAAGACCAGTAATTATTTGATGCGTATTCAGACGGCCATTACGCATTTTCAGGTTTTACATATTGAGTACATATCAATACATCAGAAATCTTCGGATAGGGATATAGAGCCTTTTGCATTGTATAGCACCCAAGAAAACTGGTTGCTCATAGCTTATTGTAGACTTCGCAAGGCGTTTAGGGTATTCCGAATTGACCATATTCAAAAAATCACCAATACGTATGAGCAGTTTGAATCGCACGATATGACTTTGGAAGAATATTATAAGTCGTATGAAATATACAATGAGGATTATTCTGATTTAGATAACAATTAA
- a CDS encoding cellulose synthase family protein produces the protein MGLTIAFIIIAIYSTALILIFFYSLAQLNLLINYLGNKRLNEVAPKFNLLDPKEIPFVTIQLPIYNEEYVMERLLENIAKIEYPKSKLEIQVLDDSTDETVIETAKRIENLQKTGLDITHIRRENRQGFKAGALKEGLEIAKGDFVAIFDADFLPESDWLKKTVPYFKDQEIGVVQTRWGHINRDYSTLTRIQAFALDAHFTLEQVGRNSKGHFINFNGTAGIWRKECILDAGNWEGDTLTEDLDLSYRAQLKNWKFKYLEDVETPAELPVVISAARSQQFRWNKGGAENFRKTVWSVITAKNISFKTKFHGVMHLLNSSMFLCVFIVALLSIPMLYIKNSYGHLGWIFEVTSFFIVSTIILFICYWFTYKSIQGSGFDNFIDYIKLFFTFFSVALGFSLHNTVAVLEGHMGKRSEFVRTPKFNINNLTDSWKGNKYLAKKLSPNMILEFALMVYFLFGMYSAVPLNDYGLFPFHLMLFLGFGFVFFKSLTAKA, from the coding sequence ATGGGACTGACCATCGCTTTTATTATCATCGCTATTTACAGTACGGCCTTAATTTTAATTTTCTTCTACAGTCTGGCACAGTTGAATCTTTTGATCAACTATTTAGGCAACAAAAGACTAAACGAAGTGGCGCCTAAGTTCAATCTACTAGATCCAAAAGAAATTCCTTTCGTAACCATTCAGCTTCCAATTTACAATGAAGAATATGTAATGGAGCGGCTTCTTGAGAACATTGCCAAGATAGAATATCCAAAAAGCAAACTCGAAATTCAGGTCTTGGATGACTCTACAGACGAAACCGTAATAGAAACGGCAAAAAGAATCGAGAATCTCCAAAAGACCGGACTGGATATAACACATATACGTAGAGAGAACCGACAAGGCTTTAAGGCAGGTGCCCTAAAAGAAGGGCTGGAAATTGCCAAAGGTGATTTTGTCGCCATTTTTGATGCCGATTTTCTTCCTGAAAGCGATTGGTTGAAAAAGACGGTTCCTTATTTTAAGGATCAGGAAATAGGTGTTGTCCAAACAAGATGGGGACACATCAATAGAGATTATTCTACACTCACAAGAATACAGGCTTTTGCACTTGATGCACATTTTACACTTGAACAGGTAGGACGTAATTCCAAAGGACATTTTATCAACTTCAATGGTACCGCAGGTATTTGGAGAAAGGAATGCATTTTGGATGCGGGCAACTGGGAAGGGGATACCTTGACCGAAGATTTGGATTTAAGTTACCGCGCCCAACTAAAAAATTGGAAGTTCAAGTATTTGGAAGATGTAGAAACCCCGGCAGAGCTTCCTGTGGTAATAAGTGCAGCACGTTCACAACAATTTCGTTGGAACAAAGGTGGCGCGGAAAACTTTAGAAAAACGGTTTGGAGCGTAATCACCGCCAAGAATATATCGTTCAAAACAAAGTTTCATGGCGTCATGCACCTATTGAACAGTTCCATGTTTCTTTGTGTTTTTATTGTTGCCCTTTTAAGCATTCCGATGCTGTATATCAAAAACAGCTACGGACATTTAGGTTGGATCTTTGAAGTGACCAGTTTTTTTATCGTAAGTACCATTATTCTTTTTATCTGCTATTGGTTCACCTATAAAAGCATTCAGGGTAGCGGATTTGATAATTTCATAGACTACATTAAGCTGTTTTTTACATTTTTCTCGGTAGCATTAGGTTTTTCATTGCACAATACCGTTGCAGTTTTGGAAGGCCATATGGGTAAGCGCAGTGAATTTGTAAGAACCCCAAAGTTCAATATAAACAACTTAACGGATAGCTGGAAAGGCAACAAATACTTGGCCAAGAAATTATCGCCAAACATGATTTTGGAATTTGCTTTAATGGTATATTTTCTCTTTGGTATGTATAGCGCGGTACCCTTAAATGACTATGGGCTTTTTCCTTTTCATTTGATGTTGTTCCTCGGTTTTGGTTTCGTTTTCTTTAAATCTTTGACAGCAAAAGCGTAG
- a CDS encoding GyrI-like domain-containing protein, which produces MTTTKTNELTIVGIAIRTSNEKGKAQHDIPMLWRKFSEENIPNRVPNKLNDTIYAVYTDYEGDHTKPYTLVIGYNVASLNNIPEDMTVKIIPPANYKKFIAKGNLTKDAVINTWTEIWNTDLKRTYTADMEIYGEKAVNPTKGEAEILVAIE; this is translated from the coding sequence ATGACAACCACAAAAACTAATGAATTGACTATTGTTGGCATCGCTATTAGGACATCCAACGAAAAAGGAAAGGCGCAACACGATATTCCTATGCTTTGGAGAAAATTCAGCGAAGAAAACATTCCAAATCGTGTTCCCAACAAACTAAATGACACCATTTATGCCGTTTATACCGATTATGAGGGCGACCATACAAAACCCTACACCCTCGTTATCGGTTACAACGTAGCAAGTCTAAACAACATTCCAGAGGATATGACCGTAAAAATCATACCCCCCGCTAATTATAAAAAGTTTATTGCCAAAGGAAATCTAACTAAAGATGCAGTAATAAATACTTGGACGGAAATATGGAATACCGACCTGAAAAGAACGTACACTGCCGATATGGAAATATATGGCGAAAAAGCTGTCAATCCCACCAAAGGGGAAGCAGAAATTCTAGTCGCCATAGAATAA
- the argG gene encoding argininosuccinate synthase, giving the protein MKKLVLAYSGGLDTSYCAKYLSKEGYEVHAVSVNTGGFSEQEILNIQQKALELGATTYTSIDAVSNFYDKVVKYLIFGNVLRNNTYPLSVSAERIVQAIEIVDHAKKIGATAIAHGSTGAGNDQVRFDMIFQILAPEIQIITPIRDNKLSREEEIDYLRENGIDYSWEKAKYSINKGLWGTSVGGEETLTSHLPLPESAFPTQLEKELPKELKLSFEQGELIAIDGESAPPVENIEKLEDIASKYAIGRDIHVGDTIIGIKGRVGFEAAASLIIIKAHHLLEKHTLSKWQQYQKEQLGNFYGMLLHEGNYLDEVMRNIEAFLSDTQKKVSGDVHITLHPYRFELNGISSKQDLMNASFGSYGEMNKGWTADDAKGFIKILSNSGKIANHVNQQND; this is encoded by the coding sequence ATGAAAAAATTAGTTTTAGCCTATAGTGGCGGTCTGGACACTTCGTACTGTGCCAAGTACCTATCAAAAGAAGGATATGAAGTCCATGCCGTAAGTGTTAATACCGGGGGATTTTCAGAACAGGAAATTCTCAATATCCAACAAAAAGCCTTGGAACTAGGGGCAACAACCTATACATCGATTGATGCGGTATCCAATTTTTATGATAAAGTAGTAAAGTACCTCATCTTTGGGAATGTACTGCGAAATAATACCTATCCCCTATCCGTAAGCGCTGAACGAATCGTGCAGGCCATAGAAATTGTAGATCATGCCAAAAAGATTGGTGCTACGGCTATCGCCCATGGCAGTACGGGAGCAGGAAATGACCAAGTAAGGTTCGATATGATCTTTCAAATTTTGGCTCCAGAAATCCAAATAATAACACCGATTCGGGATAATAAACTATCAAGGGAAGAAGAAATCGACTATCTACGGGAAAACGGAATCGATTATTCCTGGGAAAAGGCAAAATACTCGATCAACAAAGGATTATGGGGTACTTCGGTAGGAGGTGAAGAAACACTGACCTCACACCTACCATTGCCAGAATCAGCATTCCCAACTCAATTGGAAAAAGAACTCCCCAAAGAACTTAAACTAAGTTTTGAACAAGGAGAGCTAATAGCGATTGATGGTGAATCCGCTCCGCCTGTTGAGAATATTGAAAAACTGGAAGATATCGCTTCCAAGTATGCTATAGGAAGAGATATTCATGTAGGCGATACTATCATTGGTATAAAAGGAAGAGTGGGCTTTGAGGCCGCTGCTTCGCTCATCATTATAAAAGCGCATCATTTACTGGAAAAGCACACCCTGAGCAAGTGGCAACAATACCAAAAAGAACAATTGGGCAATTTTTATGGTATGCTTTTACACGAAGGAAATTATTTGGACGAGGTTATGCGGAATATTGAAGCGTTCCTATCGGACACACAGAAAAAAGTTTCGGGAGATGTCCATATCACACTACACCCATACCGATTTGAACTCAACGGAATTTCATCTAAACAAGATTTAATGAATGCCTCTTTTGGCAGTTATGGTGAAATGAACAAAGGCTGGACAGCGGATGACGCCAAAGGGTTTATCAAAATCCTTTCAAACTCAGGGAAAATAGCTAACCATGTAAACCAACAAAATGATTAA
- a CDS encoding 4Fe-4S binding protein, with protein sequence MSTYDRSMALTGQPPKEISRNQKIATLIGLSGLAIILLAAFNVSFPNKALWLSISLAAITTGTIWFSWEAYSKKLPGIKNDGVWFKSISSQGFWGWIAGIALTTFYIVLYFYPEYLGLVKDGENKGVIALFDPLSRMLSGNPASQWFVYGTLYTVAILAFGIKFMWKYRHNRYERIRTMSVMFFQTAFAFIIPELMARLNGDKILNGGSLPYYDLKNVWPLNYYNFEGYRIKSFLSSGDIGFALLIFGILSIFVITPILTYKYGKRWYCSWVCGCGGLAETAGDSFRQLSDKTVKAWNIERWVVHSVVVFVTLMTTAVIYSYLGTDTSKYWLTKNTFLIGVAILLTVVFTLVMLFKREQLQKDAQYGAIGYFVIIMALIGMHFFSGDGNVFLFKSETLRKSYSFLIGSIFSGVIGTGFYPILGNRVWCRFGCPMAAILGFQQRLFSKFRITTNGGQCISCGNCSTYCEMGIDVRAYAQKGENIVRSSCVGCGICSAVCPRGVLKLENGPLQGRIDSNQVLMGNDVDLMTLVNKK encoded by the coding sequence ATGAGCACGTACGATAGAAGCATGGCCTTAACGGGGCAACCACCAAAGGAGATCAGTAGAAATCAAAAAATAGCTACGCTTATCGGTCTATCTGGCTTGGCGATCATTTTATTGGCAGCTTTCAATGTTAGTTTTCCCAACAAGGCACTGTGGCTAAGTATTTCACTGGCGGCCATTACTACCGGAACCATATGGTTTTCTTGGGAAGCGTATTCAAAAAAGCTTCCGGGAATCAAGAATGATGGGGTATGGTTCAAATCTATTTCCAGCCAAGGGTTTTGGGGGTGGATTGCAGGAATAGCATTGACCACATTTTATATTGTGCTTTATTTTTATCCTGAGTATTTAGGATTGGTGAAAGATGGAGAAAACAAGGGAGTAATCGCTTTATTTGACCCGCTTAGTAGAATGTTGAGCGGAAATCCCGCAAGCCAGTGGTTTGTTTATGGTACATTATACACTGTTGCCATTTTAGCCTTCGGAATCAAGTTCATGTGGAAATATCGCCATAATCGATATGAGCGAATACGAACTATGAGTGTGATGTTCTTTCAAACTGCTTTTGCATTTATTATCCCCGAGTTGATGGCACGCTTAAACGGTGACAAAATTCTAAATGGAGGAAGCTTGCCCTACTATGATTTAAAAAATGTTTGGCCCTTAAACTATTATAATTTTGAAGGGTATCGAATAAAAAGCTTCTTAAGTTCTGGGGACATTGGTTTCGCTTTATTGATTTTTGGAATACTTTCCATCTTCGTCATTACACCCATACTTACCTATAAATATGGTAAACGATGGTACTGCTCATGGGTCTGTGGTTGTGGCGGACTCGCAGAAACCGCTGGCGATTCTTTTAGACAGTTAAGCGATAAGACCGTAAAGGCATGGAACATAGAACGCTGGGTGGTGCATAGCGTAGTTGTTTTTGTAACCTTGATGACAACGGCCGTTATCTACTCTTACTTGGGTACCGATACCAGCAAGTACTGGCTCACAAAAAATACTTTTCTAATTGGTGTGGCCATATTGTTGACCGTGGTTTTTACCTTGGTAATGCTATTTAAGCGCGAACAACTCCAAAAAGATGCACAGTACGGTGCCATTGGGTATTTTGTTATTATCATGGCACTTATCGGAATGCATTTTTTTAGTGGAGATGGCAATGTCTTTTTATTCAAATCGGAAACACTGCGCAAATCCTATTCATTTTTGATAGGAAGTATTTTTTCCGGTGTAATCGGTACTGGTTTCTATCCAATTTTAGGGAACAGGGTCTGGTGCAGATTTGGTTGTCCCATGGCAGCAATTTTGGGCTTTCAACAACGTTTGTTTTCAAAGTTCCGAATTACGACGAACGGGGGACAATGTATTTCCTGTGGCAACTGCTCTACCTATTGCGAGATGGGCATCGATGTACGTGCCTATGCACAAAAAGGAGAAAACATTGTTAGGTCAAGCTGTGTAGGTTGCGGCATTTGTTCCGCTGTATGCCCAAGAGGTGTACTTAAATTGGAGAACGGCCCATTACAAGGTCGTATTGATAGCAACCAAGTATTAATGGGCAACGATGTTGATTTAATGACACTGGTCAACAAAAAATAA
- a CDS encoding DUF2029 domain-containing protein, which yields MSLKKIEFWKLHLLPILCVGMSTLFYIIFAYDLERENFAVLWVIFVFLFFFYYKLIQFEKWNFKFLLITGILFRGVLLFTEPNLSQDFYRFIWDGELFKNGMNPYIHLPNELILKNNLPIANAQELYAGMGELSARHFSNYPPINQFIFTLAAYVGHGSILGAIITMRLSVILADIGILYFGRKLLQKLNRPNYMVFWYFLNPLVIIELTGNLHFEGVMLFFFIWSLYLIKTSKWFLGAPIYAIAIMVKLVPVLFLPLFLKYFGFKKSIGFYILIGLTCFILLVPFYNNTFIDNYLQTVGLWFSNFEFNASMYNLVKKIGVTYFDAKPWELIKVYGKLVAIFTIIGALLLTFFRKNQQFNTLIVSMLVLLSGYYFLTSTIHPWYIVYLLILSVFTNYKYVILWSFLVILSYYAYSNPEYEENLWLLAIEYILVFGFLIYEIAAKKDKKLYFFKKLGSF from the coding sequence ATGTCTTTAAAAAAAATAGAATTTTGGAAACTACACCTACTCCCCATTTTATGTGTGGGTATGAGCACTCTCTTCTATATTATCTTCGCCTATGATCTAGAACGCGAGAACTTCGCCGTGTTATGGGTCATCTTCGTTTTCCTTTTCTTCTTTTATTACAAGTTAATACAATTTGAAAAATGGAATTTCAAGTTTTTATTGATTACCGGCATTTTATTTCGTGGTGTTCTTCTTTTTACAGAACCCAATCTGTCCCAAGACTTTTACCGCTTTATATGGGATGGCGAGTTATTTAAAAATGGAATGAATCCTTACATCCACTTACCTAACGAACTCATTCTAAAAAATAATTTGCCCATTGCAAACGCTCAGGAGTTATATGCAGGAATGGGTGAGTTGAGCGCTAGGCATTTTAGCAATTACCCCCCGATTAATCAATTCATATTTACTTTGGCGGCCTATGTTGGGCATGGTAGTATTCTTGGCGCAATTATTACAATGCGTTTATCCGTTATTCTTGCTGATATAGGTATTCTATACTTTGGAAGGAAATTACTTCAAAAACTCAATCGTCCCAACTACATGGTCTTTTGGTATTTCCTGAATCCTTTGGTGATAATAGAACTGACCGGGAATCTTCATTTTGAAGGCGTTATGTTGTTTTTCTTTATTTGGTCGCTTTATCTGATCAAAACAAGTAAATGGTTTTTGGGTGCTCCAATATATGCCATAGCTATAATGGTAAAGCTTGTGCCCGTTCTGTTTCTACCCCTGTTCCTTAAATATTTTGGATTCAAGAAAAGTATTGGATTTTACATTTTGATAGGTTTAACGTGCTTTATTTTATTGGTCCCTTTTTATAACAACACCTTCATCGATAATTATTTACAAACGGTAGGGCTTTGGTTTTCAAATTTTGAGTTCAACGCTAGTATGTACAACCTGGTCAAAAAAATAGGAGTTACATATTTTGATGCCAAACCGTGGGAGTTGATTAAGGTGTATGGAAAATTAGTTGCAATTTTCACAATAATCGGAGCACTCTTGCTAACATTTTTTAGAAAAAATCAGCAATTCAATACCCTGATTGTTTCAATGCTTGTACTACTTTCCGGATATTACTTTTTGACCAGCACCATACACCCTTGGTATATTGTGTACCTATTAATTCTTAGTGTTTTCACAAATTATAAGTATGTCATTTTGTGGTCATTTTTGGTGATACTGAGCTATTATGCCTATTCCAATCCCGAGTATGAAGAAAATCTTTGGTTGTTGGCCATTGAATATATATTAGTCTTTGGCTTTTTGATTTATGAAATAGCAGCTAAAAAAGACAAAAAGCTATATTTCTTTAAAAAGTTAGGATCATTTTAG
- a CDS encoding glycosyltransferase family 2 protein: MADIKVIIPAVNEEDSIGKVVSELPKSVSEIIVVNNGSTDATVINAEKAGATVLTENRRGYGFACLKGMDYIAKQSKAPDIIVFIDGDYSDYPEELDKVVAPILNNNMDLVIGARKKELREQGSMTFPQIFGNELATLLMRLFFGAKFTDLGPFRAIKYDKLKDLKMEDKTYGWTVEMQLKALRKKLRYTEVPVRYKRRIGISKVSGTIKGAIFAGIKILGWIFKYSIK; encoded by the coding sequence ATGGCAGATATTAAAGTTATCATTCCCGCAGTAAACGAAGAGGATTCCATAGGCAAAGTAGTGTCCGAACTTCCAAAATCGGTTTCAGAAATAATTGTGGTGAACAATGGATCTACCGATGCGACCGTTATTAATGCAGAAAAAGCCGGAGCAACCGTATTAACAGAAAACCGCCGTGGGTATGGCTTTGCCTGTTTAAAGGGGATGGATTACATAGCCAAACAATCCAAAGCACCGGATATTATCGTATTTATCGACGGAGACTATTCTGATTATCCCGAAGAATTGGATAAAGTAGTGGCTCCGATCTTAAACAACAATATGGATTTGGTAATAGGCGCACGCAAGAAAGAATTACGGGAACAGGGATCAATGACCTTTCCCCAAATCTTTGGCAATGAGTTGGCTACATTATTGATGCGCTTGTTTTTTGGTGCAAAATTCACGGACCTAGGACCTTTTAGGGCTATTAAGTACGATAAGCTAAAAGACTTGAAAATGGAAGACAAAACGTATGGCTGGACAGTAGAGATGCAGTTAAAGGCACTACGTAAAAAACTGAGGTACACAGAAGTACCCGTACGCTATAAACGCAGAATAGGTATCTCAAAAGTTTCAGGAACCATAAAAGGTGCTATATTTGCAGGCATAAAAATTCTGGGTTGGATTTTTAAATACAGTATAAAATAA
- the argC gene encoding N-acetyl-gamma-glutamyl-phosphate reductase → MIKAGIIGGSGYTGGELVRLLLNHPQVNIDFVYSTTRAGQPVTATHQDLLGLTDLKFSGEVNSGVDVVFLCLGHGNSTKFLAENSFDTHTKIIDLSNDFRLQKDAEYHKKTFIYGLPELNKEKIKTAAAIANPGCFATAIQLALLPLAKADVLQNDIHINAVTGSTGAGVGLSSTSHFSWRNNNASWYKPFTHQHLGEIGESLNSFGNKTAKLHFLPNRGNFTRGILATAYTRFEGSLNEAKKLYKEFYSDTIFTQLSEEPIHLKQVVNTNQCHVHLHKHEDILLITSAIDNLIKGASGQAVQNMNLMFDFFENTGLQLKAGVF, encoded by the coding sequence ATGATTAAAGCAGGAATTATTGGTGGGTCTGGGTATACGGGCGGTGAATTGGTAAGACTTTTATTGAATCATCCTCAGGTCAATATCGATTTTGTTTACAGTACAACACGTGCGGGACAACCTGTTACCGCTACCCATCAGGATTTATTGGGATTGACGGATTTAAAATTTTCAGGTGAAGTAAATTCAGGTGTTGATGTAGTTTTTCTTTGCTTGGGCCATGGAAATTCAACCAAATTTTTAGCGGAAAATAGTTTTGATACACATACTAAAATCATTGATCTAAGCAACGATTTTAGATTACAAAAAGATGCTGAATACCATAAAAAAACATTTATTTATGGCCTTCCCGAATTGAACAAAGAGAAAATAAAAACTGCGGCTGCCATTGCAAATCCAGGTTGTTTTGCAACCGCTATACAATTGGCCCTGTTGCCTTTGGCCAAAGCGGATGTGCTACAGAACGATATCCATATAAATGCGGTAACAGGGAGCACGGGTGCAGGTGTTGGACTATCATCTACTTCCCATTTTAGTTGGAGAAATAACAATGCTTCTTGGTACAAACCCTTCACCCATCAACATTTAGGTGAAATTGGAGAAAGCTTGAATTCCTTTGGAAACAAAACCGCAAAGCTACATTTCTTGCCCAATCGGGGTAATTTCACAAGGGGTATTTTGGCTACGGCTTATACCAGATTTGAAGGTTCGTTGAACGAAGCAAAGAAGCTTTACAAAGAATTCTATTCAGATACCATTTTTACACAACTTTCAGAAGAGCCCATTCACTTAAAACAAGTAGTGAACACGAATCAATGTCATGTTCACTTACACAAACACGAAGATATTTTATTGATAACCTCGGCAATAGATAATTTAATCAAAGGTGCCTCGGGACAAGCTGTCCAAAATATGAATTTGATGTTCGATTTTTTTGAAAATACGGGCCTACAACTAAAAGCGGGAGTTTTTTAG